A region from the Canis lupus dingo isolate Sandy chromosome X, ASM325472v2, whole genome shotgun sequence genome encodes:
- the LOC112673179 gene encoding RNA polymerase II subunit A C-terminal domain phosphatase SSU72-like, translating to MPSVPLKVAVVCSSNQNRSMEAHNILNKRGFSVRSFGTGTHVKLPGPAPDKPNVYDFKTTYDQMYNDLLRKDKDLYTQNGILHMLDRNKRIKPHPERFQNCRDVFDLIVTCEERVYDQVVEDLTLREQETCQPVHVINVDIQDNLEEATLGAFLICELCQCIQHTDDMENDIDELLQEFEEKSGRAFLHTVCFY from the coding sequence ATGCCTTCGGTGCCGCTGAAAGTGGCGGTGGTGTGCTCCAGCAACCAGAACAGAAGCATGGAGGCACACAACATCCTCAACAAGCGGGGATTCAGCGTCCGGTCTTTTGGAACGGGGACCCATGTGAAGCTCCCGGGGCCAGCGCCTGACAAACCAAATGTTTACGATTTCAAGACCACGTATGATCAGATGTACAATGACCTCCTTCGGAAGGACAAAGATCTCTACACACAGAACGGCATATTACATATGCTAgacagaaacaagaggatcaagCCTCACCCAGAAAGGTTCCAGAACTGCAGAGACGTATTTGATCTGATCGTTACCTGTGAAGAGAGAGTGTACGATCAAGTGGTGGAAGATCTGACTTTGAGAGAGCAGGAGACCTGCCAGCCGGTGCATGTGATCAACGTTGACATCCAAGACAACCTTGAAGAGGCCACTCTGGGAGCGTTCCTCATCTGCGAGCTATGCCAGTGCATCCAGCACACCGACGACATGGAGAACGATATCGATGAACTGCTACAGGAGTTCGAGGAAAAGAGCGGCAGAGCCTTTCTGCACACTGTCTGCTTCTACTGA